From Oryza sativa Japonica Group chromosome 4, ASM3414082v1, one genomic window encodes:
- the LOC107280579 gene encoding serine decarboxylase 3: protein MATFKEHLQERSAHSIGYPINFEFDFGPVIEFLNMRLNNAGDPFMECNYGIHSKKFEIAVLDWFARLWELPKDQYWGYVTSGGTEGNMHGLLVGRELFPEGIIYTSCDSHYSIFKAAKMYRVQCIKIDTLFSGEMDYADFRRKLLQNTRSPAIVNVNIGTTMKGAVDDLDEVVMILENCGFANRFYIHCDSALVGLMMPFIKQAPKLTFKKPIGSICISGHKFIGCPIPCGVLITRLMDINHVMSTNIEYISSNDTTIAGSRNGHAPIFLWYALKRIGYNGLCKTVENCLKNAQYLALRLREMGVSVFLNALSITVVFERPNDETFVRKWQLACQGKIAHVVVMPNVSLERINMFLEEFTKSRIALHQDKCVAGDVSQENCLCSLHLDRKKEAV from the exons ATGGCAACTTTCAAGGAGCACCTCCAGGAGAGGTCTGCCCATTCTATTG GCTACCCAATCAATTTCGAATTTGACTTTGGCCCTGTAATAGAATTCCTAAACATGCGCCTAAATAATGCTGGTGACCCTTTTATGGAGTGCAACTATGGTATCCATTCAAAAAAGTTTGAAATTGCAGTGTTAGATTGGTTCGCTCGGTTGTGGGAACTCCCCAAAGACCAATACTGGGGCTATGTCACTAGCGGTGGAACGGAAGGGAACATGCACGGACTTCTTGTTGG GAGAGAACTTTTTCCGGAGGGGATTATCTATACATCATGTGATTCACATTATTCTATTTTCAAGGCTGCTAAAATGTATAGAGTCCAGTGCATCAAAATTGACACTTTGTTTTCTGGTGAGATGGATTATGCTGATTTCAGACGAAAACTACTACAGAACACTAGGAGCCCTGCCATTGTGAATGTCAATATTG GTACTACTATGAAAGGCGCAGTTGATGATCTTGATGAGGTTGTAATGATTCTTGAAAACTGTGGTTTTGCAAACAGATTTTATATCCATTGTGACAGTGCTCTAGTAGGCCTTATGATGCCATTTATCAAACAA GCACCAAAACTAACTTTCAAGAAACCAATAGGGAGCATCTGTATTTCTGGCCACAAGTTTATTGGATGCCCAATACCATGTGGTGTTCTAATAACCAGGTTGATGGATATCAATCATGTAATGTCCACAAACATTGAGTACATCTCTTCAAATGACACAACCATAGCAGGAAGCAGGAATGGCCATGCTCCCATCTTTTTGTGGTATGCACTGAAGCGTATAGGGTACAATGGTCTTTGCAAGACGGTtgaaaattgcttaaaaaatgCCCAGTACCTTGCACTTCGTCTCAGAGAGATGGGGGTAAGTGTGTTCTTGAATGCACTAAGTATCACGGTTGTGTTTGAGAGGCCAAACGACGAAACATTTGTGCGCAAATGGCAGCTTGCCTGTCAGGGAAAGATAGCACATGTAGTGGTGATGCCAAATGTGAGCCTTGAAAGGATTAATATGTTTCTTGAAGAGTTCACCAAGAGCAGAATCGCATTGCATCAAGATAAATGTGTTGCTGGAGATGTGAGCCAAGAGAACTGCCTATGCAGTCTTCATCTTGACAGGAAGAAAGAGGCAGTATAG